The following is a genomic window from Phaseolus vulgaris cultivar G19833 chromosome 6, P. vulgaris v2.0, whole genome shotgun sequence.
ATCAAGATACTTGAGGACGAACAGTATATCATTAAGCACTAGTTCCTAAACAAAACTAAAACACATGGCGCACTGGAAGTTTCCAGCAAGATTTCACCAGAAATAAGAAAATGTAGTAAGAAGAGTTCGTCTCAGCCCATTTCTTAAATTTGCATTTTCAATCTGCCTTTGCTTACTTTTCCTAAGAATTTTATTTCACATGGAAAAATCAATGCACAATAAACTTCATATGTACCTCTTCATAATTTCAGATAAAATGAACTGCTCTTCCTGCTGCATTTCTCTCATCTTTTGAAGCATTTCTAGTGCATCTGGATCATCTGAATAGAGAGACTCCTCAAGACTTCTCTTTCTCTCCTCCAGGGGTTTTCTTGCGGCATCCCTAAGAcacattaaaaacaaaaaagttaaaaatcatTCCACTGCCTTCACTCTCTTAAGAAGCTAAAGAAAATTATTCTGTGCTCAAGAATTATCATTTCTGTCTTACCAAGGTGATACACCCCCCCTCCCCTTTTTATTGGAGCATTGAACTATTCTACCGTATAAGAGATGCCATACTGaaataagtaattttagaaaaatcgCATGAACAGTTTAACTAACCACTCAGACTGCATAGTCAAAAGGTAATCCCTTTTAGCTTGTACTTGTTCATTCAACTGGTCAATGTAGAAGTCAACAGAATGTTGGTTATTAAATACCATTTCAGCTGCTTCCTTCATCAGTTCCAATTCTCGTTCAAGATGCTCTAGTACTGAAGTCTTTACAGTTACTTCATCAAAGAGTTCTTTCTCctgaatttgaaatttatcaGTTTCAATTCAAGTCTCATCTAGTCCAGCATCAAGCCTAAAGAAAAGAAACACATAAGGCAATATACTTCAATTTTGTACTTTTAAATTCAATAATATTGTTATACACAAATTTGCAGTTGGACATAATAgataaagaaataagaaaaagctgaaaaatcatattttctcAACTAGACATCAGCTTATTATGAGATATTGTTAGGAAACATACTTTTTGCTTCAAGACAGTCAAATTTTCACCCCCAATATAAGCAGGATTTTCCTCATTTCCTAACGAacctcctccaacatcaactTGTCCTTCAGACAGTTCCTTCGCATTTAATACACAGTTGAATTCATCCTTGATAAAACCTTCCGTCCTAGAGCTGGATTCATCTTTGTTGACCTGATTGATAAAAACATCACCCTTGGTACTCTCTCTTCCATGTATCCAGGTGTCCATTGTGAGAGTTTTTAATGTGCTTCAATTTCAACTATAAAATAATCACCAATTACCTCTTCATTGTCTTCCTTTTCAGTTGGGTCCTACAAAGAGCTTTGTTAGTTAGCTTCTCTTAGTCTGTATTTAGGTCTAGTACATGTATGGTTGGCTTGGCAACCCTTTAACTTTCCCACAACTATGAATCCTGTACACCAGAAGATATATTCTGTTTCTTATAAACACAGTAACAGTGAACACAAGAACCATAATGAGAAGAAAAGCAAGCAAAGATACCCACACTAAAAACAATCatcatatataatacattttGTCATGAAAAAGATCATAAATCTCCTGTACCAAAAAGAGAGAAGACAAAGACAGAAACACAGCTACAAATATACCAATGATATATTAAATCAGAACAACTGACAATATAATGCTCCAAAGTCCACACAACCAAAAACAAGAGAAAGCAGTGGGGGTGGATTGTTCTACAAAACAACACTCTTCGAACATCGATCATATTAGTAAATAGTTTTAAGAATTATCATACCAAGAAGCCTCAGTTTTGCACCCTATACACAATCCGGTTAAGTTGGATAACATCACAAAATATGCTTGAGCAGATTACTATGCCTAGTTTAGTTCACAACAATACACAGTCAGAACTGACATAACAAGCTagcttattattattattattattagttttgcaACTCCATATTCCTTAATTTGATCAGAAATGCAAATTCACCAAAACGCACATGCATGTCAATTGTCAAGAATTATAATTAACTGACTAACTTCAACTTATAAGAGACTAATATGATGATTCTTATAAAGACATAAATTAAGTCATCAAAAGATAACAGTGAAAATGAATAACATTAACATGCCCAAAGTTTGATTTCAACCTACTAAATTGTTCAGCAAACTAGAGTtataaaaaggaaaacaaataaTGATAACAGATATGAAGATTTGATCACTGTTGAATGATCTGCGATTCCCACTCACTATTCCATTAAGCTGCAATGATTATACACAGACAGAACACCGCACACCAGAATACTATTTAGAAATGGAAAATCTAactaaaaagtaataatttttattgGTTCCCATACATCCAAACACTGACCCAGAAGGGAAAATTGCAAAAATTGAGCATTGTGACAGTACCTCGGTGAAGCTGATATCTTCAGCGTTATCGAAGTTCTCAATCACGAAGGGATTTCGGAGGTCCTGAACGACGCCGTATGGTGAATGTAAAAGTTTGAAGCTCTGAATTTTTAAGAATGGTGTCTGAGTGTCTCCATAGAAAATCCTCACACTAAACATAAGACACCAAACGATGTCGTATCTCCCCTTACCATTTTTTATACACCAaaggttttattttattataaaaaaagggattataaaattattatttaatataaccCACATGATAAGTGAATAATTTGAAGATTATAAGttatatttaaactttataGTGAATAACTTGTATTAgaatacaatattatttttaattattaatcattttttaaaatgttggtATTTAATTTACAAaccaattatatattattaaatattataaaaactcatcacataaaattatgatattgaTTCTTCTTTTtgtgtaaaatatatattttattttattcatcaaAATATAGTATTATATTCAATTATAGCAATTGAAGTGTGCATAGTAAGTGTATATTTTGATTGATTTAACCaattagtttatataatttattcttgatcttataatttgatcattaatttcatgaatttttatatttgctgtgacttcaaatttattattatcatgTTTAAAATAACTTATCAAAGGAGtaattatcatattataaataatatcagTAGAGGTTGagaatttttcttaaatatattttcatttaaaaaactcttaaaaacatttttttaagaaattatccTAAAATTACTCACATGCAATATAGTTATTGtagtttatataaataaactattattagaATTCATAATATATCAATCATTCATAAATTATCATTTATAGTAGAACTGGTCATttttataatactttttaatttgTTGACAGAATAAAAATCTGGCAAAGAGTAAAAATTAAAGTCTTCTAAAAGAAGtgatataaaaacattttatgcttactaaatatttttattaattccGAAAAAATCACTTTACTTAAAGTTGCCTGAGAGAAAGATTTCTGAAGATATAATTTCCGTCAAAGGCTCAATGATTGCATTCACATTCTTTTCTCCTCAATtctaaaaaaatggttttatgAAAAGCTAACCTATGAGTTCATCCATCTAACTGAATGCTGCAATATTGAAGGAAATGGGTTTTTTAAATGTTCAGAATCTTCTCAAACCAAATATTCTTCATTTTCTTATTATGCATATCATAATGGTTGAAAATACACCGAAAACTTTTGATATTGGTTAAAGGGCATGTATACTAGGACTAGATAGAACACACCAACAACTTGTCATGAAAAGTTTGTGTCACACAAACCAGAATTTTGCCTTTATATATAGACATGATATGATTGTTGGTTCGATGCAGTTGACTCAACACATCAGAATTTAGTTGCTAGACTTTGCCTCAAACCACCTCTCATTGACTTCACTGATCATGGAAATTGGAAGAGAGAATGAGATTGTGGACATGTCCATGTCACCCCCAGTAGTTGGTTCCATTATTAACAATGACTTTTGTTACCACAAAGAGTTCATGTCTCAGCCATATCTTCAGAATAAGTACTCAGAGATTGACATAGATACTGAAGATTCCAATTTCGATCAAAATCGCCCCCTCCCCATATTTCTCAAGGTACTAGGAAGCATGCCCTTAAGTTGTAGGACAATAATGATACAAAGCAATTTTTTAACAAGTAAATAGTGTATGCCATTAAGTTTGTTGATTTTTATAGTAGTTACTTTAAAACCAATACTTGGCACTGTTTTTTATTGAATGACAGTGTATATTTAAAGAACAAACCACCAAGTGAAGTGTTAAATAGTGTATTTAGGTGTGAATGTGCTACCTGCATTCCTCttcttttgttttgtgtttgtatACTTTTCTTTTGTTGCAAATTGACCAATGTTAGAATCAATTAACAAGTATCATAAGCCAACAAGAGCCATAACTGCACTATTCAGactgtttgaaattatttactCTCGTTTCTCTTGTGCAGTTTGAAGATGTGGAGTATAAGGTGAGAAATAACCAAACAGGCTCAGGTAACCTTGTGAAGACAATGGTGTCAAAGGTAACCGCACAACTCACTGTGGAAGAAGATAGATACAAGAAAATTTTGAAGGGCATCACAGGAAGCATAGGCCCTGGTGAAATTCTTGCATTGATGGGTCCTTCTGGCAGTGGGAAGACAACCTTGTTGAGAGTTATAGGAGGAAGACTAGTTGACAATGTAAAGGGAAAAGTAACTTACAATGATGTTCGTTTCACTCCAGCTCTCAAGAGGAGGTTAAGTGGTTTACATAATCATCTGTTACTTCAGAAATGGAATCTCTACATTCACACATGAATTGGAAGCATTTAAGATAGATATCTTAAGTTGAACTAATTGAGATAAAATATGAGTCATTTGATCTTCGTCTAATGGTTCCGATTCTCTAAACTTGTGAATGCATGAACTCCCTGAATGTGTTACTTCAAGTACTTGATACTTTTATAGAACTTGAATGTGtgctaatattttttattttctttttccccTACCTGCTAGGATTGGGTTTGTGACACAAGAGGATGTGCTTTTCCCACAATTAACAGTTGAAGAAACTTTAGTCTTCTCTGCACTTTTGAGGCTACCAAGCAATATGAGCAAGCAGCAAAAGTATGCAAAAGTAGATACCACCATCAAGGAGCTAGGCCTAGAAAGGTGTGTTTTGTACCATATAAATGCAAATGACAGAATTAGAGATAAGTTACTTCAATTGAAAGACATAATTTTTTCCCCTAATTAATCCCTTGCATAACCTTAGATGTCGCCACACAAAAATAGCTGGAGGATATCTCAAAGGCATATCAGGAGGAGAAAGGAAGAGAACCTGCATAGGCTATGAAATTCTTGTTGATCCCTCACTATTGCTACTTGATGAACCAACTTCTGGCCTTGATTCCTCCTCAGCAAACAAACTCCTTCTCACTCTTCAAGGACTTGCCAAGGTATATCTATCTATAACTAAATTTAATCATGTTCCATTATGATAAAATGTTCAAATGTAGACATACAACCTAAATGCATGAATATATATGCTGAGAGTTACATTTGATTTACTTATAGGCTGGAAGGACCATAATCACAACAATACACCAGCCATCCAGTAGAATCTTTCACATGTTTGACAAACTACTTCTGATATCAGAAGGCTATCCTGTTTACTATGGAAAGGCTAAGGAAACAATGGAGTACTTTTCATCTTTGAGATTCACCCCTCAAATACCGATGAATCCTGCAGAGTTCTTGCTTGACTTGGCAACTGGACAAGTGAATGACATAAGTGTTCCAACAGATATCTTTCAGGATCAAGAATCTTCCGACCCTTCAAAAATTGTTATTGAAGTAGGATTTTCCTCAGACATGTATTCATCTCTTACCAGCTTGTTATTAattgtttctttattttgttagtatcTACAGCTCAAATACAAATCTCTACTGGAgccaaaagaaaaagaagagaacCATAGAGTAGCAAGCACACCAGAACAGCTTCAACTAGCAATTCAGGTTAAGATGGAGTGGTCATCGAGTTGGCTGGACCAATTTGTGATTCTCTCCAGGAGAACATACAGAGCAAGAAGAAAGGACTACTTTGATAAGCTAAGACTAGTTCAAGCACTTGGGATTGCACTTTTGT
Proteins encoded in this region:
- the LOC137831375 gene encoding uncharacterized protein isoform X1; translation: MFSVRIFYGDTQTPFLKIQSFKLLHSPYGVVQDLRNPFVIENFDNAEDISFTEDPTEKEDNEEVNKDESSSRTEGFIKDEFNCVLNAKELSEGQVDVGGGSLGNEENPAYIGGENLTVLKQKEKELFDEVTVKTSVLEHLERELELMKEAAEMVFNNQHSVDFYIDQLNEQVQAKRDYLLTMQSEWDAARKPLEERKRSLEESLYSDDPDALEMLQKMREMQQEEQFILSEIMKREEEHLKLSADLEKQQKVASRKSYTDRIKEITKNTRKQDADIERILKDTREIQLESNSIQESLHRTYAVADEIVFREAKKDPTGLQVYRLLVSIHKGFEQISEKILATDRIKREVAEYEMKLASASSKSLDLTELKANLDTIVREKE
- the LOC137831375 gene encoding uncharacterized protein isoform X2, translated to MDTWIHGRESTKGDVFINQVNKDESSSRTEGFIKDEFNCVLNAKELSEGQVDVGGGSLGNEENPAYIGGENLTVLKQKEKELFDEVTVKTSVLEHLERELELMKEAAEMVFNNQHSVDFYIDQLNEQVQAKRDYLLTMQSEWDAARKPLEERKRSLEESLYSDDPDALEMLQKMREMQQEEQFILSEIMKREEEHLKLSADLEKQQKVASRKSYTDRIKEITKNTRKQDADIERILKDTREIQLESNSIQESLHRTYAVADEIVFREAKKDPTGLQVYRLLVSIHKGFEQISEKILATDRIKREVAEYEMKLASASSKSLDLTELKANLDTIVREKE
- the LOC137833073 gene encoding ABC transporter G family member 26-like gives rise to the protein MEIGRENEIVDMSMSPPVVGSIINNDFCYHKEFMSQPYLQNKYSEIDIDTEDSNFDQNRPLPIFLKFEDVEYKVRNNQTGSGNLVKTMVSKVTAQLTVEEDRYKKILKGITGSIGPGEILALMGPSGSGKTTLLRVIGGRLVDNVKGKVTYNDVRFTPALKRRIGFVTQEDVLFPQLTVEETLVFSALLRLPSNMSKQQKYAKVDTTIKELGLERCRHTKIAGGYLKGISGGERKRTCIGYEILVDPSLLLLDEPTSGLDSSSANKLLLTLQGLAKAGRTIITTIHQPSSRIFHMFDKLLLISEGYPVYYGKAKETMEYFSSLRFTPQIPMNPAEFLLDLATGQVNDISVPTDIFQDQESSDPSKIVIEYLQLKYKSLLEPKEKEENHRVASTPEQLQLAIQVKMEWSSSWLDQFVILSRRTYRARRKDYFDKLRLVQALGIALLLGLLWWKSSTNTEAGLRDQVGLAFYICIFWTSSCIFAAVYVFPFEKYYLIKESKADMYRLSVYYACSTLCDMVATLFYPTFFMLILYFMAGFKRAVASFFLTLLTILLIAITSQGAGEMFGAAIMSVKRAGTAASLILMLFLLTGGYYVQHIPKFMRWLKYLSFMYYGFRLLLKVQYSGEQLYDCGSNGGCRPLQSSPTFDIVNLKGGLKEVWILLAMALIFRLLAYLCLRVRIGRKN